The following proteins are co-located in the Venenivibrio stagnispumantis genome:
- a CDS encoding sugar phosphate nucleotidyltransferase, giving the protein MKSIILAGGSGTRLFPLSRQKFPKQFLKFADNETLLQKTVNRNLKAVKNSENIVIITNNDYQFHVK; this is encoded by the coding sequence ATGAAGTCAATAATACTTGCAGGTGGAAGTGGAACAAGATTATTTCCTTTATCAAGACAAAAATTTCCAAAACAGTTTTTAAAATTTGCAGATAATGAAACATTACTTCAAAAAACCGTTAATAGAAATTTAAAAGCAGTCAAAAATTCGGAAAATATTGTTATAATCACAAATAATGATTATCAATTTCATGTGAAAAA